The Salmo trutta chromosome 27, fSalTru1.1, whole genome shotgun sequence genome includes the window ACACAGTGTCTTTCTGGGACACTAAAAGCCTGCCCCCTCCAGATACCCTCTGGCCTCTCCAGATACCCTCTGGCCTCTCCAGATACCCTCTGGCCTCACCTCTCCTGTTGGATAGCATACTCCAGCCTGGGGATCACCTGGTCCTGAGACAGGACGGAACCTGGTGCATCTAGACTGCAGGGCCTGGATAATTTTAGACAGGTAGTTACAGATCAGACAGAACTCGTGCTCTCTGTGTACTTCTCAATGACtgtaggagaggaagagagaggtagagggggaggagatagATAAATGGAGAGgaagcaagaggagagagagggagggagaaatggaTGTCAATGTTTTGAAGATCAGCGGACATAACCTCATAAAAATGTAAAATCCAAAATATGAACCCGCTGTTAAATCAGTGTGATCTATTACAAGCAATTGCAGCACATTAATATTGTAAATCATTAGCAGTAATAACAGGGTAATATGCAGTATCCCCCTCCCAAATGCATTCAACATTTTGTTTGTCGTCTCATATCTCATGTTACAGTAAGCACATCTTTTAATCAGTGTGAATGACTGGAAATGACTGGTTAGCTGGCAGGCAGCTCATTTGGCCAGTTGGTACACAGCAGGTGAGCACATCAAAACAGATGGTTACCTCGCCGCAATGCATTCTGGGCATCCCGGGTCATAGCATCGGCCTCGTCCAGTATCACCAACTTGAAACCCTTCCTGGaagacaaagacaaaaaaataaacacacattTTGTGAATTGAAGTAAGGGTTGCCTGTGTAGGTTACGGGGACTATAAATAACCAtttgtgttcaaatcaaatcacattttattggtagcatacacatggctagcagatgttcttgcgagtgtagcgaaatgcttgtgcttttagttccaacagtgcagcaatatctaacatgtattctaacaattccacaacaactacctaatacactcaactctaagtaaaggaatggaataagaacatatacatatatggatgagcaatgacagagcgacataggcaagatgcagtagatggtataaaatacagtatatatgtatgagatgagtaatgcaagatatgtaaacaatactaaagtggcattattaaagtgactagtgaaccaattattaaagtggccaatgatttaacgtctgtatgtaggcagcagcctcactgtgatagtgatggctgttcaacagtctgatggccttgagataaacagcttctttcattctctcggtcccagctttgatgcacctgtactgacctcgccttctggatgatagcggggtgaacaggcagtggctcgggtggttgttgtccttgatgatctttttggccttcctgtgacatcgggtgttgtaggtgtcctggagggccggtagtttacccccggtgaatcgttgtgcagaccgcacccccctctggagagccttgcggttgtgggctgTGCCGTTGCCATAACAGGCcatgatgcagcccgacaggatgctctcaattgtgcatctgtaaaagtttgagagggttttagatgacaagccaaatttcttcagtatCATGAGGTTGAAGAGACGGTGTTGCGCcgttttcaccacactgtctgtgtgggtggaccacttcagtttgtccgtgatgtgtactcagagtgctccctctgctgtttcctgaagtccacgatcatctccttagttttgttgacgctgagtgagaggttgttttgctgacaccacgctctgagtgccctcacctcctccctgtaggttttctagtcgttgttggtaatcaggcctactactgttgtttcgtctgcaaacttgatgattgagttggatgcgggcatggtcacgcagtcatgggtgaacagggagtacaggagggggctgagcacgcacccttgtggggccccagtgttgaggatcagcaaagaggtgttgtttcctaccttcaccacctgggggcggcccatcaggaagtccaggacccaattgcacagggcgtgattgagacccagggcctctagcttaatgatgagcttggagggtactatggtgttgaatgctgagcaaaagtcaatgaacagcattcttacagagGTATTCCTCTTTTCCTGATGGGATagggcttttttttttacctttatttaactaggcaggtcagttaagaacaaattcttattttcaatgacggcctaggaacagtgggtaaactgccttgttcaggggcagaacgacagatttgtaccttgtcagcttggggatttgaacttgcatgctttcgattactagtccaacgctctaaccactaggctaccctggcgattgcatcgtctgtagaCCTATTGGcgaggtaagcaaattgaagtgggtcttagcacttcatgatgacagaagtgagtgctacggggcgatagtcatttagtgcagttacctttgctttcttgggtacagaaacAATTGTGGCCATCTTTAAGCAtgtggagacagcagactgggatagggagagattgaatatttcCGTGAAAcataccagccagctggtctgagcGTGCTCGGAGGACGCGACTTGGAAAGCtttctgggctggcagccttgcgagggttaacacgtttaaatctCTTattgattccgattggtcagatcaGCGTCGAATATTTCTTaacacgggtacatcctgtttgatttTATGCCTATAGCAAGGAGGAAattggagtcgtggtcagatttgccaaaaggagggcaggggagagccttgtatgcatcgcagaagAAAGAGTAGCAGTGATTCAGAGtttgctgatagaatttaggtagccttgttctcaaatttgctttgttaaaatccccagctacaataaatgcagccttaggATATATGGTATCCAGTTTGCATAGTCCAGTGAAGTTCATCGAGGGCCGTGGTAATGGCTtgagggggatatacacggctgtgacattAACagaggagaattctcttggaagataatacggtcggcatttgattgtgaggaattctaggtcaggtgaacaaaaggacttgagttcttgtatgctgttacaattacaccatgagtcgctaatcatgaaacatacattcCCTTGTCCTTGCTGAAAAGTCCCAGGAATCTGATTGCGATATGGTAGCTAAAAGACCTACTTCTCTAAAAGGATTATTGTTAGGGATTGTAACGATTTACCGATATGGATCGTTTAAGATAGGAGTGTGTCGGTCCACGGGAGCCCAAACCAATCCAAAAGTTGCACGCGTCATCAGAAAATGAATTCAAACATTATGAAACGCCAGTTCactaaaatgttttactcatttATTTGTACCCCCCCCTGAAAATACCTCTAATCTTTTGTGACTGAATGTATACGTCATCTCACCCATTAGCCAATATTGAATTAAGCATGTAAATGTGTATGACAGTCACTGATCTCAAAGTCAGATAACAGCTGTGCGCACAGAGCATAGCTGCTCGTGCCAACGAGAGGTAGGCATATCCCTGATCTAATATTCGTACATCTGTGCAGCACCTTCCGCATTCAAATGCTTGTAAAATGGCTTTCGCAATGTCAAATCATAGGCTTTATTAGTTGGGTGACATCCAATGTAATTTGCTGGGTCATTGTTACCAAATGCGGTGTAGAAAATGGTGTTTTACCAGGGGAGTTGTGTAGGCTAGGCTATCGGAGTGGACGCAACTCACATCTAACTGCTGATTGGGGCTTTTCGATTGGCGTGTTCACCATAAGAAATAGCTTTggtagttttgctttaaacaGTCAGTGCATTGGTCATTTGTACATGAACTGGGTAAAGTTGTAATTTCACAAGAAGGACAGCATTCATTTTTGCAAGCTGCAATCGGTTGGAGCGGGAGAAGAGATCTCCTCCATAAAGTTTCAAAAGGTCAAAACCCTTCACTTTTGAGAAGGGGCCGAAATCCAAAGCTGGTGTACCAAAACGCAATGACGCTGTCGATCTGATTGAGGCATTAGAGCAGACTCGCCCCCCCCACCACCGACCGCGTCCACACCGTCTGACTAGGAAGGACACCTTCTTCCAATCAACATCTACaatcaccccagtctgaggtcctgagtgctctgtctACTAGGGcagcaggcagcctagcggttagagcgtaaGGCCAGTAactgagccaacaaggtgaaaaatctgtcgatgtgcccttgagcaagactcttaaccctaatttgctccaggggcccCCTACTACCATGGCTGACCccataaaacaacacatttcactaaacctatctggtgtatgtgacaataaaactccTCAATTCACAGAAGGAGACACCTCTCCATGGGGGAGAAAGATCCCCATTCTTCTTCAATGGCTTCACGTCATCCAGGAAGACGCCCAGCTAAGAAAGAACCCCGCCGTCAAATGGCCAGTTGGAATGTCAAAGGAATTATCCTCGGTGGAGTCTGCCCCAAATGGTTCCCAATCAATGGGAGGTCCTTTATGTTTGCAAGACAAAGAGATGTTGCAGAGTGTAGGCCCTGGGTGATACCAAGGGACCGGACTGCTAAAGTGAAAAGctgcaaaaaaaatacaaaaaccttatATTGTACTTTTTCCAAAGGACACAGAGTTCCAAAGAGTATTTCTGATATCCATCATAACAAATGAATAACTGTGTAATATTGCTATGCCTCTCACTTTGTGTGATGAATTTCAGATATGTTTGAGCATTCATGAATTTGAAGTTATTAGCATGTCAATTTTGGTATGCACGGAACCACAAGGAAATGACAAGAACATTGAAATAGGTTTTGTGACTGCACAACGAAAGTACAGACTGTTATAGCCATAATAAGTTATGAAAAGAACCTAACTAAACCACACCTTCTTCCGCAACTGGACTCAAGTGGGAGTGATTGATCTGAAGCTTGGCCAATCAGACTTCATCACAGATAAATATCTGTGTTATATTAATTTGCTAAGTCAAAGCTAATTTCTAAAAGATAAATATTGACATATTACttgctaaaaaaataaaaatgtatatagtaaATGGGAAGTGAATCAGTGGGTGATGGGGATTTCAGATTGCCTGTCCCCCACCTAATCTGATAGTGATAGATGCTCAGTCTGCCCTAATGCTCAGCTCAGGTTCATACACACACCATGTAAagcactcactcacacagtgTCACTCAGCTCAGAGAAGTCAGATCAGATAGATCCAGTTTAGAAAGGCCCAGCTCCTGAGCGCCATCAGCATTTAATATAGAATGTAAAATGAATGTGTTCATGCAACAAATGTTAGTGCATAGAATCGTTTTGAATCCCCAACCGAATCGCATTGATTCCTTCCACTAATCAAACTGTATTTCACTGAATCGTTTCAaactaaaataattgttattttatCGTATCGGAACCCATGTATCAAGATGTGTACCGAATTGTGCTTGAAAGGAAAGATTCACATCCCCAATTATTATTGTCTTACTTGAATATGGTCCTGGTGCTGGCAAAACACAGGATGAGTCCTCCTCAAACAACATCAACACCTTGGTCGTCGGACACGTTTAGCTAAAATAAATGCATTAACATGTAAGAACAATAATTTGATATAATaacagatacagtgcatttggaaattattcagaccccttgactttttccacattttgttgcgttactgTAAGAACCGACAccagagatgagaagcaggtacacggagttgaacatttaatgcggaacagacaggtaacaggacaggaacagcgtcagcacacgggtatacAAAGATATACAAACATTAAtgcagaagcagggaacagagcagggaaccagACAGATATATGGAAGGTAATGACAggggtgattgagtccaggtgagtccattAATCGCTAATGTGTGTgacggggggaaggcaggtgtgtgtaataatgatagCAGGAGTGcacaatgctggggagcctggcgccctcgagagGCTTGACAGTTACagcgtattctaaaattgatcaaattgtttgtttccctcatcaatctacacacaaaaccccatgatgacaaagtgaaaacaagtttttagacatttttgcaaatgaattaaaaaaaaaaaacagaaatatcatatttatacataagcattcagaccctttactcagtactttgttgaagcacctttggcagcaattacagccttgagtcttcttgggtatgacactacaagcttggcacacctgtatttggggagtttctcccattcttctctgcagatcctctcaagctctgtcaggttggatggggagcgtcgctgcacagatattttcaggtctctccagagatgttcgatcgggttcaagtccgggctctggctgggccactcaaggacattcagagacttgtcccgaaactaCTCCTgatttgtcttggctgtgtgcttaggatcgttgtcctgttgggagATGAaaattcaccccagtctgaggtcctgagtgctctggagcaggttttcatgaaagatctctctgtactttgctccgttcatcttcccttgatcctgacttgtctcccagtccctgccgctgaaaaacatccccacagcatgatgctgccaccacgcttcaccgtagggatggtggcaggtttcttccagacgtgatgcttggcattcaggccaaatagttcaatcttggtttcatcagcccagagaatcttgtttctcatggtttgagagtcctttaggtgccttttggcaaactccaagtgggctgtcatgtgccttttactgaagagtgtcttccgtctggccaatctaccacaaaggcctgattggtggagtgctgcagagatggttgtccttttggaagtttctcccatctccacagaggaacacctAAGGCTGTCAGAGCGACCATcaggttttgctctgacatgcgctgtcaaactgtgggaccttatttaaaCAGATGTGTAACTTTGCAAACCATGtctaatcaatttaatttaccgcaggtggactccaatcaagttgtagaaacatctcaaggatgatcaatggaaaaaggatgcgcctgagctcaatttcgagtcccatagcaaagggtctgaatacttacgtaaatacgttttttttttgcaaacatttctaaaaacctgttttcgctttgtcattatggggtattgtgtgtagacgatAACAGCTGAATGACTGGAAATTTGTCTCTTGTAAGAATGACACTGGAACAATTCATCATTACTACACTTGGGTACTGCAAACCAGCCAACAGAATGGTGTGCAAAATCAATACACACATAACTGTTCTGTGCATAATTTAGCATGCCATCATGCTGGGCAAGCTAGTGATTTCAAATCACTACTCTATATGAAAACAACCAGTTCAATGTATTGATGTTGCTAGAGATGAATGTGACAGAAGAATATAAATTAATTAATTGTTGTAATGCGCCCTTGTACGCGCCAGTCTGTTGGTAGCTCTGCCAGCCTATGAAACCTGTAAAACGACCGAAGAATAACGTTCATCTGTTCTAATATAAGCTTTGGTCGAACAGGGCTCAACTGATCTTCGCCATGCTGTAAACGGTTCCGCAACCTTGCGAAGCACGTGTGCATCACGTACGGAAAATGGGGGTTAGACATCCGGGAAAAACAACATACTGCAAAACCCATGTGCATCTGTAGGAGATATGGCGACTGCTCCCATTGCCACGCCCACCTAAAGCCCgttttgattcagaaaaacatcATATGAAACAGGAGATAAATATTAATAACACATATATTTACTCAGCTTGCAAATTGTTCCTCTTCTAAATGTAGTTAAAGTCAAGTGTTTGCTCTCCTATATTTCGCCCCAACTCTACTATCTTTCAAACTACGTCTACCCTATTGGCTGATATAGCACAATAATACCGATGCTCTAATACATTTGGCTACGTGAGAATCTGTTTTGAGCATTTTGATCTTGACTAGGGGTTGAAAAATTGCTGGGTCCGGGACTGCGTCACATACATTTAACATAACATTGCGGGACCGCGGTGTGGCTCGGGACCAGTTCTTGCTAGAGCTGGTGGGTGTCGGACAATAAGTCAGCGGGAGCGGTACGAAAAGTAACGTTATATTCATGGACATCTTACATGCATGACTTATTGTCCGACACCCACCAGCTCTAGCAAGAACTGGTCCCTTGCAGGACCGCGGCCCCTTAATGTTATGTTAAACGTATGTGACGCAGTCCCGGTCCCAGCAATTTTTCAACCCCTAGTCAAGATCAAAATGCTCAAAAGAGATTTTCACAAGTCAGCGAAAATACACATCACACAAGCGAAACATTGATTGCAGTTCGGCGAGCTACAGTAGCTAaaggtttccactagataacacaaccaCAGTCATTACACAGCCACAAAATAAACATTGGCTACAACAATGAGCTTTTTAGTCTTCATTTATGAATAGAGATAGACAtaagattagcagtgtggttaggtctAAAatcattttaagaagataaattgtagaaatgggaGGGGTTTAGCCagaattatgactttgtggctgtgttaactagtgacgaccctagCTAAATCCTGCTAAACGTAACGtgactacctagctagctagttgattcAACTTACCACGGCAAATTTCTTGACTGCAACGCTATCTTGCTAGTCGATGCCATTTGAATCGTTGATTAAGTTAGCAAGAAAAGAGTGCTTCACTAATTGGCTTCTTTTTTTTTTGGCGCGCTCCACTTCAACAAAATGTGCTTTACGTCAAGAAACAGAGTTTACGGCAGGTTTGCAACCAATCGCATCCGTTGATTTAATGTGGGCGGAGTCAAATTAATCTTTATAATATTTCGCGGCAAGCCTCCATTTCTTTTCCGACGACGTGCCTCTCCAAGCAGCAGCTTTTCTCGTTCTGTTCGTAAAAGACAAAGAAACATGTCCGACGAAGGAAAACTTTTCGTCGGTGGCCTGAGCTTCGACACCACAGAGCAATCTCTTGCGGAAGCTTTCTCCAAATACGGAAACATCGCTaaatgtgatgtcatcatggacaGAGAAACAGGAAGGCCCCGTGGATTCGGCTTTGTGAAGTACGACAATGCCGAGGATGCTAAGGATGCAATGGAGGGAATGAACGGTCAATCTCTTGACGGCAGAACCATCCGTGTGAATGAGGCAGGCCAGGGTGGCGGTCGCGGCGGTGGAGGAGGCGGTGGATTCAGAGGTTCCCGAGGCGGCGGTGGATATGGTGGTGGCGGTGGATATGGTGGCGGCGGTGGCCGTAGCTATGGTGGTGAAGACCGGGGTTACGGGGGTGGTGGCGGATACAGGAGCGGCGGTGGTGGTGGAGGCCGAGGCGGTGGATACTCCTCCGGCGGTGGCTACAGGGACAATAATTAGGGCCTAGGGAGGCTACGGTTACCTCTTGAGGATCCTACAGGGACAGTTACGACAGCTAGCTATGCTGTAAACGAGTAACACTCCGATTCAAGATCATTTGGCTGACTCTTCAAGAAAAGTCCATGTTGACCGAAAGACTTTTGTTGTAGTCTTAGTCCTATTCTCTGTTTAAGTATCTAGCTTGAGCATCTTTACATTTAGCCACGTGTGTCGGCCATTGATTTACAAACCATGTTCATGGTCTTGCCCAATAACATTCCACCTGGGGGCGATTTTGTACTTCTGGTCTTTGTATCGTCAACATTGaagattattttttgttgttgtcaattGTCATCATTGCGCCTATTAAAACTATTTGTTGAAAAACAATATCTCACCAGTCATTAGTGAAACCATTTTGCCATATCAAATTAACGATACAGCGTTAAAATATGATGTATTACTACAATAACGGTTTTTGTGCATGAATTTATTCACTACAGATTACCACTTTCAAGAGACCGGTCCTTTAGCGACGAAAATGACTAGTCACTCGTAAGTAGGACATGGGGTAAATTCTGACATGGTCCTATTTAGCTTAATGACCACGCGGTGTTCATGAATTTTACATATTCTTGGACTCCCATTCTCAAACAATACGAGCCTCAATACGGAAGCAAAGCGGAAGCGGTCATCACTTTCAGAGGTGCTAGGATCATTTTCAGTTAGACATTGAATAGCAAAAAAACACGCCAGACGCCACTCACTTTTTGAGCGTGTTTTGTTTTCTAGAGTTCTAGAGTGCATTGGTGGGGAAGGTAACCCCACGATTGACTACATTTAGTTTAGTTGTGCCCCCCACAtagtttccactagttaccaaaGGCAAAATTGGGTATATTGTGACCATGAATGCAAACAAATTGCTTTTTGGTCCTTGTTTAAAGTATAAGGTTAGTGCAGTTAAGTTTAAAACAAATTTTATGAAACATTTTAGATGACCACAATGCATACTGCCATTTGGCTTGTACAGAGGTATGCTAATTATCAAAAGTTAAGGGATACATTTGACTCACTGAAATGCATGCAAATGTTGCCTTCATAGATGTGCTCTTATCAGAAAGTGAGTGACATTTGTCAAAATATCGCAGTTGAATTAAAGTATTTAAATCAAAAGGGTGACAAAAATTGTTAACCCAAATAATTAGTCTTATTGGAGGCTCGGACAGCCTACAATAAATCCTTATGATTGCTTGAttagctgtatttctgatcacatactgtacattaggCACAACAGACATCATTCTATAATTCACTAGAAACTGGGCAACAATGTAGTGTAGCCTTTAGAAGCCAAGTAGCTCTATTTTTAATTGTGAGGGATTTCCAGCAGGCAGCACAACACACGGCACCATGCCTGTTCAGTCCAGCAGTGAGACAatgctgtctgtctctgcagGTGACGGAGGAAATGTCATAAAAATCACTGGCGCATTCAAGATGACACTCACTTGTAACGCTCTATATCGCCCCTCTGTTTATTTCCCCCCACCCACAGAAGAGAAAGAGCTGTCATAATGTATAATTCAGTGAGAGATGTTGGCCTGGCCTACTCAGGCTCACTCAGCGTTCTGTAATTTAATTTGGACAGACAGGCAATAACTGTTGCAGTTCATGTGGAGTATACAATTGTAACATATGTATGGTTATTGTGTGTGCAGTGGAGGGTACTTTTTTTGCACAACGGCTTGCTCACCTTTTAAAAAATATTGAAAGTATAGAGAACTTTTTTTCACTGCGAGCAGTGATCAGTTATTTTTTTACTACCACATCACTGTGTGTGGATTGACCAAGATACAAGTAGCCATAAAAAGGGCACATGTAGAAAAGCCTAGATACAAAAAATATCCCAGTTTGGTGAAAAATGACATTACAATTATAATGTGGAGCTGATGATGGAACCTACTGGTATGAAGTTAAACCTGAGTTCACGCTCACTGCACTAATATAATCTCGCGATAACTCTTCCCACACGCAGCGTCACTCGTTGGTGGTGCCCCaaacagtgcccccccccccccccccccccccccccctctcctcccgcaGCTTCCATGGGCAGTGCTGTGGATTTGATTGACGTGAAACATGTCGGTGTGGTGGTGGGAGCGAACCGGGATGCAGCTGCTGGCATGTGTGACGAGTAGAACCTGTACCCAATCCACACAGCATCACTTTTAAAATGATTATACGAAGCTGCTTTAGTGTTATTGATCCGTTATGATTTTTATTTGAAATTAACAAACAACGCTGACTGGATTTATTAGATAAGGCTTGATCGGTTGTGTTCTGATTTGTATTTCTGTTGAGGAGGTATAGCCTAGGCTATCTGCATAATGTGTTTGACGATATAGCCCTCAGCATCAGTACCAGGCTCAATCAGAAACACCTTGATGAACCACCACCTGGAATACAAGGACTATTACAATGAAGTCGACTTTCACATAGATCACATCTCGTTTCTAAACCAGTGTATATAATAGATTATAACACCACGTTGGCTGGCGTTTTGCAGGGTACTTTTTACATGGAGCTATTTCCACCTTTTTCCCCCCCGAGTAGAATATTTTTGTTGAAGTACACATAAAAACGACCACTGCTCGCAAACTATGGACGAGGAGAATATGACAAAAAGCGATGAGCAGCATTTGAGTTTGCAAAAAGCTTTGCAGCAGTGCGAGTTGGTTCAAAATATGATAGACATAAGCATTTCCAGCTTGGAGGGTTTGAGGACCAAATGTGCCACATCCAACGACTTGACACAAAAAGAAATACGAACGCTGGAGGTAAGCAAAAGCACCCATTCTGTAGAATGAATAGGCTACGGCTGCATTGAGGCTAATCAAGCTATGCATTTTGATCAAAATCAATGTAGGGTTGGTTGTCACgtccagtggcggttctagaccatttcaactgggggggccaagctggggccagttgtaatgttagaggggccagttacattagacgttattgttgtcatatcgttttcttcactgcattgcaggcattagcaggcaaaagaccatgttcataatcatcatcgttgccactgtctaataactgatgtaaaaaaagaacgatagcaaaaatgtgttatgtcaaaattatttcatactccacatttaggggggccacaagggggtccaaaattgttgtcacaggggcactgcccccccccccccaaccgcTAGTGGTCACGTCTGTCAATCAACATCAATGTACATTATTCAATGTCGTTGAAACGGTTGACTACTATACAATTGGAATACTGTGTTATTTATATTTGATATGCCTATATCCGAAATGTGTTTTATGCAGTGTAATAAATCAAGAAGCTGTAGCTGCAGTGAGCGAGCTGTTGTGGGCTTGCGCATTCTGCAGGTGGTGGAAAGAAGGTGGCATGTTCAGTTTTAGCACCGTGCACTCTTCTCCACCCGAATTGTCCATGAGAACGTTGAGGCCTAAACATTATTTGTGTATGATTTATATTATTATCGTCATCATTGCCATTATCAGCTCGCGCTTCTATCATCAGCCAGGCTATATTGCCACGACTGTTATGCAAGTGTGTATTAGTGAAATTGCTTCGAATTGTCATCTGATTTAATTGGCCCACAGGGTATTCCGTAAATTGCGTTATGTACTGGCCAGGATATTATCCAAAACCAATGTTGTGTTTTTGATATCAAAACATAGATATATGTGTTTGTCAAATTAATAAAATAGGGTCTGCATACCCTGTGTACATTTCAGATGCACTTAGACCCCAATGTGGTTTAAACTACGTAGACATTCCCTGGTGTGTTCCAGGCGGTGATTTCAAATGGAACTATATAAACCGAGGCCCAATGTGATGG containing:
- the LOC115164130 gene encoding glycine-rich RNA-binding protein 1 is translated as MSDEGKLFVGGLSFDTTEQSLAEAFSKYGNIAKCDVIMDRETGRPRGFGFVKYDNAEDAKDAMEGMNGQSLDGRTIRVNEAGQGGGRGGGGGGGFRGSRGGGGYGGGGGYGGGGGRSYGGEDRGYGGGGGYRSGGGGGGRGGGYSSGGGYRDNN